From Candidatus Methylacidiphilales bacterium:
AAGCTGCGGATGTCGGAAAACAGCATGGTGCAGGGCTTGCGGATTCCGCCGAGGGACTCGGCGAAATCGCCGGAGCCGTCCAGGATTTCTCTTACAACATTGTGTGAGACATATTTTTCAAGGGCGCTGCGGGTTTTGGCTTTTTCCAGCAGGGTGCCCACAAATTCATGCAGCAGGCAGAGCGTCCCGCCGGTGGTGAGTGAAAGCAAGGGGGCTACGACGGGCAACATGCAACTGAATTGGTTATAAATGATCTGGCAAAGGCCGATATAGGCGAGGGAAGAAAACAGCAACAAAAGGAAGCGGGTTACGGGATGTTGGAAATGGAGCAGAATGAGCCAGGCCAGCGCGCCGCCTGCGAGGATCAGAAGTATATCCTGCCAGGGATCTGGTTCCCGGATAAATGCATCTGACAAGGCTGCACCGAGGGTATTCAAGTGCAATTGCGGACCGTACATGAGTCCTGGCATTGGTGTTGTTTTAAGGTCCTGTGACCAGTTGCCTGCGGGGCCGACCATGACAATCTTGTTCCTGAACAAACGCCCGTTTTCATAGTTGGCTGCCCAAAGTTTTGGAACAAAAATTTCATAGATAGGTCTGGGTAGATAGGCGTCGCCGCTGGAACCGGCAAACCGGAAACGGTGTTGCAGCGTATCGGAAGGAATTTTGTCGCCCTTTCCGATTTTGGTTAGAGCTTGGGTAGCCAAAATGGGGAGCGGCTCATCGATGATATCCGTTGAGGCTTGAAACCGTGCGGAGCGGATGACCCCATCGGGTTCGGGCCAGAAATTGGCCAGGCCGACATCGTGCATGGATCGGGATCTGGAACCCGCGATGCTCTCGGAGGGCCAGACCAGATTTTTTTTAATGGTTCCGGTTTCTTCAAGCTCGGAAATGTTGGCTGCCAGGACAGTTTTGCCGGGGTGCCGTTTGAGGGCCTGAGACAGATAATCGTCGCCGGTCCCCGGATCGTGAAAAAGCAGGTCCAAAATAATCACACGGGCGCCGGCATCGGAAAGCTGATCGATCAAGCGGCCCCACACCTCGCGGGACCAGGGCCACCGGGTTGTAATCAGTTGAAGGGAGGGTGAGGCTTTCATTTCCTCTTCGCTGAAATCCCCATCATAGTTGGTTTTGTCAATGCCCAGGAAGACCAGGTTTGGATTTTCCGGTGCCATCGGTCCAATGCGGACCCGCTGGTCATAGGCGTAATATTCGAGTTGTATGAGCGGCAAAAATTTTAGAGGCAAGTTGTGGTCGATCAGCCACTCGCTGGAGACCCACAGGAGCGACCAGAAGACTGCGGAGCCCAGGCAGATTGCCGGCAGAACATATTGGGTGCGCAGCTTCATGAGGCCGGAATCGTAGCGGAAAGAAGCGGCTGGAGACAAGATTTAGCGGAATTTACCGGAGACGCAGGAAAAATTTTAACGCAACTCCGACATCCGTCGCGAGCGGGAGCCGCAATGCGCCTGCGGCGCACGCGAAGGCGCAAGAACATATTTTTTAACACGAAGGAACGAAGGCTAAAACCTTAATTCATTCCCCGCCAATCCTGTTTTCCTTGGCGTTCGTGGCGTGCTTTGCGCGAAACATTGTTTCGCATTCATTTTTTGTGCTCTTTTGCGGGCAAACCTCTGCATTTTCTCTGCCTCTGCGGTCAATTTCCCTTGGGAAAATACTTCCGGGTTGTCATTGACTCGGTAAATAATTTTACCTAATAATCTGTATTAACTTGGGGCTATAATGGGTTTCTTTCTATTTAGAAGGCAGGGGCAGACCGGTCTGGTTTCCGGTTTTTTCATGCTTTTATGCTTCACTTCCGCGCTTGCCGCGGAAGGCATACCGCTTAATCGCGCCACTTTTACCGATGTGGTGAATGATGTGGCGGTTTTGAAGGCCTCCAGCAATGCCCGGATCCCGGTCAAAAAGGATGACCAGGTGTCGGCGCCCGACCTCGTACGCACCGGTGATAAATCGCGCGCGGAGCTGAAGGCGCCTGACAATACGCTTACGCGCATTGGCGCCAATACGGTTCTTTCCTTCAAGCAGGATGGCCGCGGGATCAACCTGGAACAGGGCAGTGTCTTGTTTCATTCCCCCACGGGCAAGGGCGGCGGCACGATCCAGACCGCGGCGGTGACGGCGGCCGTGACGGGCACGACCATTATTGTGGTATGCACGAAAAACGGCGGATTCAAGCTCCTGGTTTTGGAGGGCAAGGGGAAGGCGACCTCAGGAGGTCATTCCGTGACGGTTGGGGCTGGCCAGTTGGTTTTTGTCCTGCCGGGAGCAAAGGGGTTTTCACCCGTATTCAATTACCAACTGATGAACCAAACGCAAAAGTCCGGGCTGGTACACGGATTCAACGGCAAGCTGGCCTCGCAGGATAAAATTGACCATGCCATTGACCAGCAGAACGACCAAATCCTCAACGGGAAAATGGTCGTTACCGATTTGCTGGTGTCGGATGGGGATGCAAGCAACAGTGGCGTGCCGGTTGTGTCGCAGACCACTTTGGAAAACCAGATCGGCGATTCGGCATTTCTTGCGGCGCTGTTTGCGGCTTTCAGCAAGGATATCATGGTGTCCTCCAGCACGCCTTTCCCCCAGGACCAGATTTTCGGGATCAAATTTTTTGCCGGGGCCGAGGTATTTTTAGGTGTCCATGACTCAGGCGGTGGGAATGACAATGATCCCAGCAACCTAGCTCTTGTCGGCCGTAACATTACAGTGCAATCCCCGCTGAATCTGTCCCCGTATGCTGGAGTGGCGAATTTTGTTATCGCATCCAATGGAACGCTGATCCTTCCGGTGTCTCTCTCGATTATTCCGGGACCGAATAATCTAACATTCTTTGGCAAGACGGCCGTGAACGGTGGCTCGATGAACTATCCTGGTGGCATTGATCTGGAGGGCGGCCAGGTCAACATGCCGTCAGGATCCACACTTCAAGGCAATTCGCCAAATGGGAACCACGGCGTGGGAATTCGCTCCTACAGCGACCTGAATTTGAACAATGTGAATCTGATCAATTCGAACCCAACCGGTTTTGTCGAAGCCGAAACCGAAGGGAACCTGACAATGAACGGAGGTTCCATGGTTGGGGCCACCTCGAGCATGAGCGGAGGAATTCAAGCGCGCTCAGGACTGGATATGAACATTGTCGGCACCACGTTTTCCTCCAATTACACGGAATTTGATTCCGGTGGAAGCGCAACCCTGAGCAGTCCGACTTTTACGGGGCCTACGGGTTACACCACGCAATTTTACGCTGGTGGATCCCTGACCGTGACCAGCCCGAACTTTTCGGGGAGTGCGGGTTATATCCGCATGGACGCCACGAAAATCATCCTCAACAACGTAAATTTTCCGACCAGTGCGAACGTGGATCTTTTTACACAGACTGGCAATTGGAGTACGATCAGTGCGGTGCCGGGCGGAGTTTATTTAAACAATTGCACGTATGGCACTCTCATCACCGGCAGTGGAACCGCAGGGGTGGTGGCCACAGCGGGTGGCAATCAGCTTCAAAGCTTGCATCACTAGAAAAACCAAGGGCATGAAACATTCTTTTTTGGGATTGGTTTTCTTCTGTGCAGCGGCAGGCCTGCTCCAGGCGCAGAACCAGTCTGCCATTCAGCAGTATCAAAACACCCAACAGCAGCAGGAGCAGTTTAACAAAATCGACGCCACGCAGAAGGGCGAAAAGGATAAGGAAGCCGCCCCCGAGTTGTATCCCGGCGAAAACAAGGATGTGGGCCCGCAACTGCTGGTTCGGGCCGTGCCCCGGCGCCAATGGATTGAGGCCACGGCGGATTCCCAGTATTACTACACCTCCAACGTGTTTTTGGCCAAAGAGACTGCGCCGGGTTCCCGTAGTGACACCGGCGTGATGGTCAGTACGGCCCAGGTGGCGCTTGCGCCCGATCCCTTTGATCTCTGGGGCGGGAAGGTTTCACCGCGGATCGGCTTCCGTTACCAATGGTATAACTACGGAATGGACAGGAACGACAACCAGGATTTGCCCAACGGATTGAATTCCCTGGATTTTGACGCCCAGACCGCTTTTGCCGACGTGCGCTACCAGTTTTTGAAGGATTGGATTTTCACCATGGGCGCTGATTTTACGCGTCTGGTCAGCCATGAACCGCCCTTGAAGGATTACCATGAGTTCTACAAGGAAGCGGTGCCGCATTTCGGATTGGAACGTTTGTTTACGGTGAGCGACAACTCGGCGGTGTCGCTGGCTTATACCAATTACATTCATATCACCGATTCCACCCCCGCCGCTCCCTCCTCCTACAGCAACAACCGGATGGAGAATGCCGTCACCCTGTCCTACACGCAGCAGGTGATTGAACACTTGATTCTCCAGCCTTATTTCCGTTTTCAATACGATAATTATATCAGCAGCAGCGGCCCCGGCAGCAATGGTTCCCGCATGGATCTGGGTTATAGCACGGGATTGACTGCGGCCTATTATTTCAACAACTGGGCCTCCATTCGCAGCTTTTTCACATACGACACCCGCGCCACCCATGGGCTTACCAACAGCTCGATCTACGACTATGAGGTCTATAACGGCGGCGTCGGAGCTGATATGACGTTCCGATTCTAAAAGGTAAGATTGTAGGAAGTAAGAGGTAAGAAGTCGGGGGAAAATGGGATCTGCAGGCATTTGCGCTATCTGCGGTTCAATTCAAGTTCTAAGCGTTTTTTGCACAGTTTGTGTTTTCACGCTTGCGATTTATATCGCGAGTTCGCGGCAAAAATCCGTGTTTATCCGTGTCCATCCGTGGTTCAAATGTTTTGGTTTTAAGAGTTGGAGTTAGAGTGTGAGTTCGAGTTTCGTACTTAAACCTTCGTGCCTTCGTGTGAGATACTCCGTTTTCTCATCGCCGCGAAATGTGTTTTCAGTGTTGTGCCCTGACACGCGCTGTTCTAGCTTTTCGTGATGCTGCGGTCCCTGCGGATCAAAAACCTGGCCCTGATTGACGACCTGACCTGGGAGCTGGAATCCGGATTGAACATCCTTTCCGGCGAAACCGGCGCCGGTAAATCCATCCTCATCGACGCCTTCAATCTGCTCCTTGGCGAGCGTGCGGACAAAAGTCTCGTCCGTGACGGCGCCGAGGAATGCATGGTCGAGGGCCGGATCGAAAATGCGGGCCACCTCGATCCCATCCTGGAAGATAGCGGATTGGAACTTGGTCAGGATGGTGAGCTTTACCTGAAGCGCACGTTCAGCGCGTCGAAGCCGGGGCGGCAGTTCATCAACGGCAGCCCGGCGCCGCTTCAGGTCTTGAAAAAAATCGGCGATGTCCTGGCTGATATGCACGGCCCGCACGACCATCAATCCCTCCTCTCCAACGACAGCCAGCTCGAAGCGCTGGATGCGT
This genomic window contains:
- a CDS encoding adenylate/guanylate cyclase domain-containing protein — protein: MKLRTQYVLPAICLGSAVFWSLLWVSSEWLIDHNLPLKFLPLIQLEYYAYDQRVRIGPMAPENPNLVFLGIDKTNYDGDFSEEEMKASPSLQLITTRWPWSREVWGRLIDQLSDAGARVIILDLLFHDPGTGDDYLSQALKRHPGKTVLAANISELEETGTIKKNLVWPSESIAGSRSRSMHDVGLANFWPEPDGVIRSARFQASTDIIDEPLPILATQALTKIGKGDKIPSDTLQHRFRFAGSSGDAYLPRPIYEIFVPKLWAANYENGRLFRNKIVMVGPAGNWSQDLKTTPMPGLMYGPQLHLNTLGAALSDAFIREPDPWQDILLILAGGALAWLILLHFQHPVTRFLLLLFSSLAYIGLCQIIYNQFSCMLPVVAPLLSLTTGGTLCLLHEFVGTLLEKAKTRSALEKYVSHNVVREILDGSGDFAESLGGIRKPCTMLFSDIRSFTRMSEFDDSHALVAQLNEYFTEMVECVFRYEGTLDKFIGDAVMAVWGNVRSLSPEQDAAHAVSCALDMLDSLKTLNNHWSQTGRPPLEIGIGINHGEVLAGEMGSPRRKDITVIGDAVNLASRLEGVTKQYKIPLILGENVATLVKNKFHLQTVDLIRAMGRSRPVDTFYVLGRIETPLTSQQQSSLEQYEQGVIAYRTGKFEEALQLFESASSQDAENTLARLFARRCNELSRHPPGKDWDGVYIMETK
- a CDS encoding FecR domain-containing protein, with translation MLLCFTSALAAEGIPLNRATFTDVVNDVAVLKASSNARIPVKKDDQVSAPDLVRTGDKSRAELKAPDNTLTRIGANTVLSFKQDGRGINLEQGSVLFHSPTGKGGGTIQTAAVTAAVTGTTIIVVCTKNGGFKLLVLEGKGKATSGGHSVTVGAGQLVFVLPGAKGFSPVFNYQLMNQTQKSGLVHGFNGKLASQDKIDHAIDQQNDQILNGKMVVTDLLVSDGDASNSGVPVVSQTTLENQIGDSAFLAALFAAFSKDIMVSSSTPFPQDQIFGIKFFAGAEVFLGVHDSGGGNDNDPSNLALVGRNITVQSPLNLSPYAGVANFVIASNGTLILPVSLSIIPGPNNLTFFGKTAVNGGSMNYPGGIDLEGGQVNMPSGSTLQGNSPNGNHGVGIRSYSDLNLNNVNLINSNPTGFVEAETEGNLTMNGGSMVGATSSMSGGIQARSGLDMNIVGTTFSSNYTEFDSGGSATLSSPTFTGPTGYTTQFYAGGSLTVTSPNFSGSAGYIRMDATKIILNNVNFPTSANVDLFTQTGNWSTISAVPGGVYLNNCTYGTLITGSGTAGVVATAGGNQLQSLHH